One Bacteroidota bacterium genomic region harbors:
- a CDS encoding SagB/ThcOx family dehydrogenase produces MKRISFLICFTLLAGLLSAQGQKTVKLNPPDLTRGYPVMKALSLRASDSQFDTAPLKLQDLSDLLWAANGINRPAIGKRTAPSAMNAQDIDIYVFLESGAYLYNAKEHALDLIAEGDNRNLFAGRQEKSSPSTIFLLVSDISRFRFGTDSLKLVWAAEDAGIVSQNISIFCASVGLATRPRAGMNQQKLKDLLKLRSSQYLMLNHPVSYKREGK; encoded by the coding sequence TTTAATTTGCTTCACCTTACTTGCAGGGCTTTTGTCAGCCCAAGGACAGAAAACGGTTAAATTAAACCCTCCGGATTTGACCAGGGGATATCCTGTTATGAAAGCATTGTCATTAAGAGCCTCAGACAGTCAATTTGATACTGCCCCCTTAAAACTTCAGGATTTATCTGATTTATTATGGGCAGCTAATGGCATCAACCGGCCTGCAATAGGGAAACGTACGGCGCCTTCCGCAATGAATGCACAGGACATAGATATTTATGTTTTTCTCGAATCAGGGGCTTACCTTTATAACGCCAAAGAACATGCACTTGATTTAATTGCAGAAGGAGATAACAGGAATCTGTTTGCCGGCAGACAGGAGAAATCTTCTCCTTCAACAATTTTCCTGCTTGTTTCAGATATTTCCAGGTTCAGATTTGGCACGGATTCTTTAAAACTGGTTTGGGCCGCCGAAGATGCAGGAATCGTTTCTCAAAATATCAGCATTTTTTGTGCTTCAGTTGGATTGGCCACCAGGCCAAGAGCCGGAATGAATCAACAAAAACTAAAAGATCTGCTAAAACTGAGAAGTTCTCAGTATCTGATGTTAAATCATCCGGTATCCTATAAAAGGGAAGGTAAATAA